The [Flavobacterium] thermophilum genome has a segment encoding these proteins:
- a CDS encoding regulatory ATPase RavA, with protein MAIYESLLPPFEKVVRNIEQVIVGKRDVIILSLTALLAKGHVLLEDVPGVGKTMLVRALAKSFNVELKRIQFTPDLLPSDVTGVSVYNPKTQQFEYKPGPIVAHIVLADEINRTSPKTQSALLEAMEEGSVTVDGVTRALPQPFLVMATQNPIEYEGTYPLPEAQLDRFLVKLHMGYPSPDEEIEMLNRLEKAAPLSEIGPVMSLDELLALQRKVSDVHVSDTVKRYIVDLIQQSRTHEAVYLGVSPRGSVALMKAAQAYAFIHGRDFVIPDDVQHLAPYVLAHRLLIRPEAKWDKLDAAAVIKQLLARTPVPVQGRR; from the coding sequence ATGGCGATTTACGAGTCGCTGCTTCCCCCTTTTGAAAAGGTGGTCCGCAACATTGAGCAAGTCATCGTCGGAAAACGCGACGTCATCATCCTCAGCTTAACAGCGTTATTGGCCAAAGGCCATGTGCTGCTCGAGGATGTGCCCGGCGTCGGCAAGACGATGTTGGTGCGTGCGCTGGCGAAATCGTTCAACGTGGAGCTGAAGCGCATTCAGTTTACGCCGGATTTGCTGCCGAGCGATGTGACCGGCGTTTCCGTCTATAATCCGAAAACACAGCAGTTTGAGTACAAGCCCGGGCCGATTGTCGCCCATATCGTGCTCGCGGATGAGATCAACCGGACGTCGCCGAAGACGCAATCGGCGCTCCTGGAAGCGATGGAAGAAGGAAGCGTGACCGTTGACGGCGTCACCCGGGCGCTGCCGCAGCCGTTTTTGGTGATGGCGACGCAAAATCCGATTGAATATGAAGGAACGTACCCGCTCCCCGAGGCCCAGCTTGACCGGTTTTTGGTGAAGCTGCACATGGGCTATCCGTCTCCCGACGAAGAAATCGAAATGTTAAACCGGCTGGAAAAAGCGGCGCCGCTTTCGGAGATCGGCCCGGTGATGTCGCTTGATGAACTGCTGGCCCTGCAACGAAAGGTTTCGGACGTGCATGTGAGCGACACGGTGAAGCGGTATATCGTCGACCTTATCCAACAAAGCCGCACGCATGAAGCGGTCTATTTGGGGGTCAGCCCGCGCGGGTCAGTCGCCTTGATGAAGGCGGCGCAGGCGTACGCGTTCATCCATGGCCGCGATTTTGTCATCCCCGATGATGTGCAGCACCTTGCTCCCTACGTGCTGGCTCATCGCCTGCTTATTCGCCCGGAAGCGAAATGGGACAAGCTTGACGCCGCTGCCGTCATCAAACAGCTTCTAGCCCGTACGCCGGTGCCGGTGCAAGGACGGCGATAA
- a CDS encoding Uncharacterized conserved protein (some members contain a von Willebrand factor type A (vWA) domain), with protein MNAKRMKKGRRWLPLVGLLLLTAILFSYAMFQGGFVSWFLFYSFLPFGLHAFAVALYPIRRVAVSRTVPAKRYHAGEPIPVTVRMELPWAIPPAALTVSGQEPRHGGAMAAWPFRRRLSCAWSLSLPRGRHQLDIVRLEASDALGFVNKAESFSAPCTIIVYPRYWPWPAEMVREWFAYGKEARPLAYRRDLAVAAGAREYAPGDKMSWVHWKASARRQALMTKEFDEPRNDDWIVVLDGAASPWFEELVTLAASIAKALIDEGVPVGLLVTGKARSYLAPRRSEEQWPSLLLRLAEAEANGSAPLASQLAEEGNWRTAAGCVVVTSRLSAELAAQLRAMASKRCIVLYVVNREWGEDERRWADGLRHAGVHVSHMPPQSWQTVRQGGEDG; from the coding sequence ATGAACGCGAAGCGAATGAAGAAGGGGAGGCGTTGGCTCCCGCTTGTTGGATTGTTGCTGTTGACCGCCATCTTGTTTTCCTACGCCATGTTTCAAGGCGGATTTGTCAGCTGGTTTTTGTTTTACAGCTTTTTGCCGTTTGGACTGCATGCGTTTGCCGTCGCCTTGTATCCGATCAGACGCGTTGCGGTGAGCCGGACGGTGCCGGCGAAGCGCTATCATGCAGGAGAACCGATTCCGGTGACGGTCCGCATGGAGCTGCCTTGGGCGATTCCGCCCGCTGCCCTCACCGTTTCGGGCCAGGAGCCGCGGCATGGAGGGGCGATGGCCGCGTGGCCGTTTCGACGCCGCCTTTCTTGTGCGTGGTCGCTCTCGTTGCCGCGCGGCCGCCATCAGTTGGACATCGTGCGCCTCGAGGCTTCTGACGCCCTCGGCTTTGTGAACAAAGCAGAATCGTTTTCGGCGCCGTGCACGATCATCGTGTATCCCCGCTATTGGCCTTGGCCGGCAGAAATGGTGCGTGAATGGTTCGCCTATGGAAAAGAGGCCCGCCCGCTTGCTTACCGCCGCGATCTGGCGGTGGCGGCCGGCGCCCGCGAGTACGCGCCCGGTGACAAAATGTCGTGGGTGCATTGGAAGGCGTCAGCGCGAAGGCAAGCGTTGATGACAAAAGAGTTCGATGAGCCGCGCAATGACGATTGGATCGTCGTGCTCGACGGCGCCGCATCGCCATGGTTTGAGGAGCTTGTCACGCTGGCGGCGTCCATCGCGAAAGCGTTGATCGATGAAGGAGTCCCAGTCGGCCTGCTCGTGACTGGAAAAGCACGTTCTTATTTAGCGCCGCGGCGAAGCGAGGAGCAGTGGCCGTCGCTCCTTCTCCGTCTGGCGGAAGCGGAGGCGAACGGATCAGCGCCGCTTGCGTCTCAATTGGCGGAGGAGGGGAACTGGAGAACAGCGGCCGGTTGCGTGGTCGTGACGTCGAGGTTATCCGCCGAGTTGGCTGCGCAGCTGCGAGCGATGGCGTCAAAACGCTGCATAGTGTTGTATGTGGTCAACCGTGAATGGGGAGAGGACGAGCGGAGGTGGGCGGACGGACTCCGCCATGCGGGGGTGCACGTATCCCACATGCCCCCTCAATCATGGCAAACTGTCCGGCAAGGAGGA
- the fumC gene encoding Fumarate hydratase class II, with product MNERIERDSLGEVKVPADKYWGAQTERSRQNFRIGKETMPLELIYAYAELKKAAAIVNHQAGKLSEAKQRAIVAACEEILAGRWDDHFPLVVWQTGSGTQTNMNVNEVVARRANELLGDGEGRIHPNDDVNMSQSSNDTFPTVMHIAIHMKIQTHLLPALDGLIGTFAAKERQYEKTIKIGRTHLQDATPLTFGQEISGWRTMLEKSKAMITEASEKLLDLAIGGTAVGTGINAPPGFGEQVAEQLKAQTGYPFRSATNKFHALTSHDEIVYVHGALKALAADLMKIANDIRWLASGPRSGIGEITIPANEPGSSIMPGKVNPTQSEAMTMVAVQVFGNDATIGFAASQGNFQLNVFKPVIAYNAIQSVQLLGDAIRSFDERCAKGLEANEAKMKEYVERSLMLVTALSPHIGYDRAAEIAKLAHREGLTLKEAALKTGYVTAEQYEEWVRPEKMI from the coding sequence ATGAACGAACGAATCGAACGCGACTCGCTCGGCGAGGTGAAGGTGCCGGCCGATAAATACTGGGGGGCGCAGACGGAGCGAAGCCGGCAAAACTTTCGCATCGGCAAAGAAACGATGCCGCTTGAACTCATTTATGCCTATGCCGAGCTGAAAAAGGCGGCGGCGATCGTGAACCATCAGGCTGGAAAGCTGAGCGAAGCGAAGCAGCGGGCGATTGTGGCCGCGTGCGAGGAAATTTTGGCGGGCCGATGGGATGACCATTTTCCACTCGTCGTCTGGCAGACGGGAAGCGGGACGCAGACGAATATGAACGTCAACGAAGTCGTGGCGAGGAGGGCGAATGAGCTGCTAGGTGACGGGGAGGGGCGCATTCACCCAAACGATGATGTCAACATGTCGCAAAGCTCGAACGATACATTCCCGACGGTGATGCATATCGCGATCCACATGAAAATCCAAACACATCTCCTGCCGGCGCTTGATGGCTTGATCGGAACATTCGCTGCGAAAGAACGCCAATATGAAAAGACGATCAAAATCGGGCGCACCCACTTGCAAGACGCGACGCCGCTCACATTTGGGCAGGAGATTTCCGGCTGGCGGACGATGCTGGAAAAAAGCAAGGCCATGATCACCGAAGCGAGTGAGAAGCTGCTTGATTTGGCGATCGGCGGCACGGCGGTCGGAACCGGAATCAATGCGCCGCCGGGATTTGGCGAACAAGTGGCCGAGCAGCTGAAGGCGCAAACCGGCTATCCATTCCGTTCGGCAACAAACAAATTCCATGCGTTGACCAGCCATGACGAGATTGTTTACGTCCACGGGGCATTGAAAGCGCTCGCTGCCGATTTGATGAAAATCGCCAACGACATCCGCTGGCTGGCGAGCGGGCCGCGCTCCGGGATCGGGGAGATCACGATTCCAGCCAATGAACCGGGGAGCTCGATCATGCCGGGGAAAGTGAATCCGACGCAAAGCGAAGCGATGACGATGGTCGCCGTTCAAGTGTTCGGCAACGACGCCACGATCGGTTTTGCGGCAAGCCAAGGCAACTTCCAATTAAATGTGTTCAAGCCGGTCATCGCCTATAACGCCATTCAGTCCGTGCAGCTGCTCGGCGATGCGATTCGTTCGTTTGATGAGCGGTGCGCCAAAGGGTTGGAGGCGAATGAAGCGAAAATGAAAGAATACGTAGAGCGGTCGCTCATGCTCGTGACGGCGCTGAGCCCGCATATCGGCTATGACCGGGCGGCGGAAATCGCGAAGCTCGCCCATCGCGAAGGGTTGACGCTCAAGGAAGCGGCATTGAAAACCGGGTATGTGACAGCTGAGCAGTACGAAGAATGGGTGAGGCCGGAGAAGATGATTTAG